One window of the Cryptomeria japonica chromosome 7, Sugi_1.0, whole genome shotgun sequence genome contains the following:
- the LOC131074775 gene encoding small ribosomal subunit protein uS12: protein MGKTRGMGAGRKLKTHRRRQLWADKAYKKSHLGNEWKKPFAGSSHAKGIVLEKIGIEAKQPNSAIRKCARVQLIKNGKKIAAFVPNDGCLNYIEENDEVLIAGFGRKGHAVGDIPGVRFKVVKVSGVSLLALFKEKKEKPRS from the exons ATGGG GAAGACACGGGGTATGGGAGCGGGTCGTAAGCTGAAGACCCACAGGAGGAGGCAGCTGTGGGCAGACAAAGCTTACAAAAAGAGCCATCTGGGTAACGAGTGGAAGAAACCCTTTGCTGGTTCTTCTCACGCCAAGGGCATTGTCCTTGAGAAAAT AGGTATTGAGGCTAAGCAGCCTAACTCTGCTATTCGAAAGTGTGCAAGAGTTCAGCTTATCAAGAATGGAAAGAAGATTGCTGCGTTTGTTCCCAATGATGGTTGTTTGAACTACATTGAAGAAAAT GATGAGGTGTTGATTGCTGGATTTGGACGAAAGGGGCATGCTGTGGGAGATATTCCTGGAGTTAGGTTCAAGGTTGTTAAGGTGTCTGGTGTATCATTGTTAGCTTTGTTTAAGGAGAAAAAGGAGAAGCCACGATCTTGA